The Geothrix sp. genome window below encodes:
- a CDS encoding S46 family peptidase, which translates to MRLSALVLLLAALPALRADEGMWTFDNIPTQKIKAKYGVDLDAAWLKNLQLATVRFPGGTGAFVSKDGLVVTNHHVGRGAIAQVSNAKADLVKDGFTAARRADEIKVPGLELMMLVSMRDVTIRVNGAVKPGMADKDALTARRNALGEIRRTEEAKTGFTCEPVTLYQGGEYWIYRYKKFSDVRLVAAPELQVAAFGGDPDNYTYPRHNLDFALFRVYENGQPYRPEAILPFSAKGTAMGELTFISGHPGTTFRQQTHAQMVYARDTGIPFQLKTLERQKKALQAFSAASPEAHRLAAEAIYGIENGYKRLSGQLLGLAKAENLRKVEDAEASLKAAVAKDAELQARAGGSWDRVAQAVEWQKALLKEVTYIDARRVALLGHALTLVRLADEETKPSAQRLNEFTEGNLKATKARLLSPRPVQKPIDATLLAAGLQEAARELGAEHPFVKAMLGGQTPEAVAKAAVEGTKLEDPAVRKQLAEGGKAALDASTDPMILLAKRLDPFNRAVRKQMEDEVTSVFTEHGGRIAEARFKVFGKTLYPDATFTLRLGYGPVATYANGTGTKAQPFTTYMGMYDRHLGWGGNAAAAEEGAWTLPPRWLKRQSKLDLATPFNFIYACDTVGGNSGSPVVNVKGEFVGINFDSVFEGQGGYYIYDADTKRAVATDARAILEALRKIMDAKHLVNELTGK; encoded by the coding sequence ATGCGCCTCTCCGCCCTCGTCCTGCTCCTTGCCGCCCTGCCCGCCCTGCGCGCGGACGAGGGCATGTGGACCTTCGACAACATCCCGACCCAGAAGATCAAGGCGAAGTACGGCGTGGACCTCGACGCCGCCTGGCTGAAGAACCTGCAGCTGGCGACGGTGCGTTTCCCCGGCGGCACGGGCGCCTTCGTGAGCAAGGACGGCCTGGTGGTGACGAACCACCATGTGGGCCGGGGCGCCATCGCCCAGGTGTCAAACGCGAAGGCCGACCTGGTGAAGGACGGCTTCACCGCCGCCCGCCGGGCCGACGAGATCAAGGTACCGGGCCTCGAGCTGATGATGCTGGTCTCCATGAGGGATGTGACGATCCGCGTGAACGGTGCCGTGAAACCCGGCATGGCGGACAAGGATGCCCTCACGGCCCGGCGGAATGCCCTGGGCGAGATCCGCAGGACCGAGGAGGCCAAGACCGGCTTCACCTGCGAACCCGTCACGCTCTACCAGGGCGGCGAGTACTGGATCTACCGCTACAAGAAGTTCAGCGATGTGCGCCTCGTCGCCGCGCCCGAGCTGCAGGTGGCGGCCTTCGGCGGGGACCCGGACAACTACACCTACCCCCGCCACAACCTCGATTTCGCCCTCTTCCGCGTCTACGAGAACGGCCAGCCCTACCGGCCCGAGGCCATCCTGCCCTTCAGCGCGAAGGGCACCGCCATGGGCGAATTGACCTTCATCTCGGGCCACCCCGGCACCACCTTCCGCCAGCAGACCCATGCCCAGATGGTCTACGCGCGAGACACCGGCATCCCCTTCCAGCTCAAGACCCTGGAGCGCCAGAAGAAGGCCCTGCAGGCGTTCTCGGCCGCTTCGCCCGAGGCCCACCGCCTGGCCGCCGAAGCGATCTACGGCATCGAAAATGGCTACAAGCGCCTCAGCGGCCAGCTGCTGGGCCTCGCCAAGGCCGAGAACCTCCGCAAGGTGGAAGACGCCGAGGCCTCCCTGAAGGCGGCCGTGGCGAAGGACGCCGAGCTGCAGGCCCGCGCGGGCGGCAGCTGGGATCGCGTCGCCCAGGCCGTGGAGTGGCAGAAGGCCCTGCTCAAGGAAGTCACCTACATCGACGCCCGCCGGGTGGCCCTGCTGGGCCATGCGCTCACCCTGGTGCGGCTGGCCGATGAAGAGACCAAACCCTCGGCCCAGCGCCTCAACGAGTTCACCGAAGGCAACCTCAAGGCCACCAAGGCGCGGCTCCTGTCGCCGCGTCCCGTGCAGAAGCCCATCGACGCGACCCTGCTGGCTGCGGGCCTCCAGGAGGCCGCGCGGGAACTCGGCGCGGAGCATCCCTTCGTGAAGGCGATGCTGGGCGGCCAGACCCCGGAGGCCGTGGCCAAGGCCGCGGTGGAGGGCACGAAGCTGGAGGATCCCGCCGTGCGGAAGCAGCTCGCGGAAGGCGGCAAGGCCGCGCTCGACGCCAGCACCGACCCCATGATCCTGCTGGCGAAGCGGCTGGACCCCTTCAACCGCGCCGTCCGCAAGCAGATGGAGGACGAGGTCACCAGCGTCTTCACCGAGCACGGCGGCCGCATCGCCGAGGCCCGGTTCAAGGTCTTCGGGAAGACGCTTTACCCCGATGCCACCTTCACCCTGCGGCTGGGCTACGGGCCCGTGGCCACCTACGCGAACGGGACCGGCACCAAGGCCCAGCCCTTCACCACCTACATGGGCATGTACGACCGGCACCTGGGCTGGGGCGGCAACGCCGCGGCCGCGGAGGAGGGCGCCTGGACCCTTCCGCCGCGCTGGCTCAAGCGCCAGTCGAAGCTGGACCTCGCGACCCCCTTCAACTTCATCTACGCCTGCGACACCGTGGGCGGCAACAGCGGCAGTCCCGTGGTGAATGTGAAGGGCGAGTTCGTCGGCATCAACTTCGACAGCGTGTTCGAAGGGCAGGGCGGCTACTACATCTACGACGCCGACACCAAACGCGCCGTGGCCACGGACGCCCGAGCCATCCTCGAGGCCCTGCGCAAGATCATGGATGCCAAGCACCTGGTGAACGAGCTGACCGGGAAGTAG
- a CDS encoding nucleoside 2-deoxyribosyltransferase — protein sequence MDLYFSCSLTGGRQDQPVYAALVTHLQALGHRVLTEHLASEAVAAADGGLAPEAVFERDTAWLRGCDAVIAEVSTPSHGVGFEIAYALERGKPVLCLAREGVRVSKMLTGIRHSGFSFQPYTTLEEALAQAGAFLAEPKP from the coding sequence GTGGATCTCTATTTCTCCTGTTCGCTCACCGGCGGCCGCCAGGACCAGCCCGTCTACGCGGCGCTAGTGACGCACCTGCAGGCCCTGGGCCACCGCGTGCTGACGGAGCACCTCGCGTCGGAAGCGGTGGCCGCCGCGGATGGAGGCCTGGCTCCCGAGGCCGTCTTCGAGCGGGATACGGCCTGGTTGCGCGGGTGCGATGCGGTCATTGCGGAGGTGAGCACGCCCTCCCACGGCGTGGGCTTCGAGATCGCCTATGCCCTGGAGCGCGGAAAGCCCGTGCTCTGCCTGGCCCGCGAAGGCGTCCGCGTCAGCAAGATGCTCACGGGGATCCGCCATTCCGGCTTCAGTTTCCAACCCTACACGACGCTGGAGGAGGCCCTGGCCCAGGCGGGGGCCTTCCTGGCCGAGCCGAAGCCCTGA
- a CDS encoding MarC family protein produces MAVFLNTMLFAFLALFPILNPPAMAPVFLQLTGGVKEAQRNHLAALIGFYTWAFLSSLLIIGGWTLKLLGISIPVIAIAGGLLLFHSAWRMLNRDPKLSESDKEQLKTYLLDKAFFPLTMPLTAGPGAIAVTLSLVPRGPSWHPKTLASFLATSCGIALAALTVFLFYRYGTKAIRKLGPTGEATLSQLSAFVLLAIGVQIVWSGLSELIRGL; encoded by the coding sequence ATGGCCGTCTTCCTGAACACCATGCTGTTCGCCTTCCTGGCGCTCTTCCCCATCCTGAACCCGCCGGCCATGGCCCCGGTCTTCCTGCAGCTGACCGGCGGCGTCAAGGAGGCCCAGCGCAACCACCTGGCGGCGCTCATCGGCTTCTACACCTGGGCCTTCCTCTCTTCGCTGCTCATCATCGGGGGTTGGACGCTCAAGCTCCTGGGGATCTCCATCCCCGTCATCGCCATCGCGGGCGGGCTGCTGCTCTTCCACAGCGCCTGGCGCATGCTCAACCGGGATCCGAAGCTCAGCGAATCCGATAAGGAGCAGCTGAAGACCTACCTGCTCGACAAGGCCTTCTTCCCGCTCACGATGCCGCTCACCGCCGGGCCGGGCGCCATCGCCGTGACCCTCAGCCTGGTGCCGCGGGGCCCCTCGTGGCATCCGAAGACCCTGGCCAGCTTCCTCGCCACCAGCTGCGGCATCGCGCTGGCGGCCCTCACGGTCTTTTTGTTCTACCGCTACGGCACCAAGGCCATCCGCAAGCTGGGGCCCACCGGCGAGGCGACCCTGTCCCAGCTGTCGGCCTTTGTCCTGCTGGCCATCGGGGTCCAGATCGTCTGGAGCGGCCTGAGCGAGCTGATCCGCGGCCTGTAG
- a CDS encoding aldo/keto reductase, with protein sequence MADRIHQEDAMSGAGTTRRDLFKLGAAAAAGLVATRLGAVDALDTLDAAEPLALRPSPKAPFNAATATAMPTRNLGRTGHHVGLFSLGGQAAIEKPNNERVAVPLIERALDLGVNYLDTSARYGGDARWSEQYFGQVMKRRRREAFLATKTHDRTADGSLRILETSLKLLQTDHVDLWQLHAMSTLDDVERVCAKGGALEAFQKARDQKLVRFLGFSGHTDPDVLAEAIRRFPFDCVLMAFNAADTWHLPFKKTLLPLAVEKEMGIIGMKIPARGRILEGVQPPPPAQQRGTAKHDRPGTLTMKEAMRYTLSHPVSTVIIGVDNIAQLEENIRIARDFLPLNGAQLEALEQKVKPVYGQASWYKRDAPANPGK encoded by the coding sequence ATGGCGGATCGCATCCATCAGGAGGACGCCATGAGCGGCGCCGGAACCACCCGTCGGGACCTCTTCAAGCTCGGTGCGGCCGCCGCGGCCGGTCTGGTCGCCACGCGGCTCGGGGCGGTGGATGCCCTGGATACCCTGGACGCGGCGGAGCCCCTGGCCCTGAGGCCCTCCCCCAAAGCGCCCTTCAATGCCGCCACGGCCACCGCCATGCCGACCCGCAACCTGGGGCGCACGGGGCACCATGTCGGCCTCTTCAGCTTGGGCGGCCAGGCGGCCATCGAGAAGCCGAACAACGAACGGGTGGCCGTGCCCCTCATCGAGCGGGCCCTGGATCTGGGCGTGAACTACCTCGACACCTCGGCGCGCTACGGCGGCGACGCCCGCTGGAGTGAGCAGTACTTCGGGCAGGTGATGAAGCGGCGCCGCCGGGAGGCCTTCCTCGCCACCAAGACCCATGACCGCACGGCGGACGGTTCCCTGCGCATTCTGGAGACCTCGCTGAAGCTCCTGCAGACGGACCATGTGGACCTCTGGCAGCTGCACGCCATGAGCACCCTGGACGATGTGGAGCGCGTCTGCGCCAAGGGCGGCGCGCTGGAGGCCTTCCAGAAGGCCCGGGACCAGAAGCTGGTGCGCTTCCTGGGCTTCAGCGGCCACACGGATCCCGATGTGCTGGCGGAAGCCATCCGGCGCTTCCCCTTCGACTGCGTGCTCATGGCCTTCAACGCCGCCGACACCTGGCACCTGCCCTTCAAGAAGACGCTGCTGCCCCTGGCCGTGGAAAAGGAGATGGGCATCATCGGCATGAAGATCCCCGCCCGGGGCCGCATCCTCGAAGGCGTCCAGCCGCCGCCCCCCGCCCAGCAGCGGGGCACCGCCAAGCACGACCGGCCCGGCACCCTCACCATGAAGGAGGCCATGCGGTACACCCTCAGCCACCCCGTGAGCACGGTCATCATCGGTGTGGACAACATCGCCCAGCTCGAAGAGAACATCCGCATCGCGCGGGACTTTTTGCCCCTGAATGGGGCCCAGTTGGAAGCGCTGGAACAGAAGGTGAAGCCTGTTTATGGGCAGGCGTCGTGGTACAAGCGGGATGCGCCGGCGAATCCTGGGAAATGA
- a CDS encoding DUF2007 domain-containing protein, with protein sequence MLKVFTAQHQAEAHLVEDLLRSNGIQAHVVGDVLLNTVPGSLVIPGTSPEVWILNSAQAEAALDLIRDFSSGEPLPEEAGPSWTCPKCHEILESQFSECWNCGTSRPDGPPAV encoded by the coding sequence ATGTTGAAGGTATTCACGGCACAACATCAGGCTGAGGCACACCTTGTGGAGGATCTCCTTCGGTCGAACGGCATCCAGGCGCATGTGGTGGGGGATGTGCTCCTGAATACGGTTCCCGGATCGCTGGTCATCCCGGGCACTTCTCCCGAGGTGTGGATCTTGAACTCAGCTCAGGCCGAGGCGGCCTTGGATCTGATTCGGGACTTCTCGTCCGGTGAGCCCCTCCCCGAAGAAGCAGGCCCTTCCTGGACCTGCCCGAAGTGCCACGAAATCCTGGAATCGCAGTTCTCGGAGTGCTGGAACTGTGGAACTTCAAGGCCAGACGGCCCGCCGGCAGTCTGA
- a CDS encoding carbon-nitrogen family hydrolase, producing MTTLRVALIQQDTVWQDPAANLGRARGFVEAAARAGTRVAVFPELFTLGFTMAPEPYAEALPGPTTEAVAALSREFGLYLVGSAVEAHAPHPRNAAFVTAPDGSLVAAYRKIHPFSYGEEHQHYTGGEDCPLFEIDGIPCGLQICYDLRFPEPFRALAARGAEVVFVPANWPARRISAWSTLLAARALENQMALCGANRVGCDALGLDYPGASAIHDAYGEVVAQGDATEGLVVGDIDLSTLRAWRERFPALRDRRPEVYSALERKRGTPMNTGKNE from the coding sequence ATGACCACGCTTCGCGTCGCCCTCATCCAGCAGGACACGGTCTGGCAGGACCCGGCGGCGAACCTGGGCCGGGCGCGGGGCTTCGTGGAAGCGGCGGCCCGGGCGGGGACGCGGGTGGCGGTGTTCCCGGAGCTGTTCACCCTGGGCTTCACCATGGCGCCCGAACCTTACGCCGAAGCCCTGCCCGGCCCCACCACAGAGGCCGTGGCGGCGCTGTCCCGCGAGTTCGGCCTATACCTGGTGGGCTCGGCCGTGGAAGCCCATGCGCCCCACCCGCGCAACGCCGCCTTCGTCACCGCGCCGGATGGATCTCTCGTGGCGGCCTACCGCAAGATCCATCCCTTCTCCTACGGTGAGGAGCACCAGCACTACACGGGCGGCGAGGACTGCCCCCTGTTCGAGATCGACGGCATCCCCTGCGGCCTGCAGATCTGCTACGACCTGCGCTTCCCCGAGCCCTTCCGAGCCCTGGCGGCCCGAGGTGCCGAAGTGGTGTTCGTCCCCGCCAACTGGCCCGCGCGCCGCATCTCGGCCTGGTCCACCCTGCTGGCCGCCCGCGCCCTCGAGAACCAGATGGCCCTCTGCGGTGCCAACCGCGTGGGATGCGATGCCCTGGGCCTCGACTATCCCGGCGCCTCCGCGATCCACGACGCCTACGGCGAAGTCGTCGCCCAAGGCGATGCCACCGAGGGACTGGTGGTGGGGGACATCGACCTTTCGACCCTGAGGGCGTGGCGCGAGCGATTCCCGGCGCTCAGGGATCGGCGACCGGAGGTTTATTCCGCGCTGGAGCGGAAAAGGGGAACACCGATGAACACCGGTAAGAACGAGTGA
- a CDS encoding FAD-dependent oxidoreductase, which translates to MGTVETAEVAIIGGGIAGLSLAFHLARAGQQGIVLLEREDQAGTYASGHNAAVARSLTGRDEHTALAVEGRRRLAEAGLMTAGGGLLVSVEHGPLDAFEAEAARHGVEVHRGEGIPLPGLKAAEHLAIPGDGVIDIAGLVRACAEGARAGGADLRFGCALLGLRLTQPPAEAGFDLDTDRGPLRAKALAIAAGAWAGDLGRQAGSQIAFTPLRRSLVWSGAPHPQRDPWAWWVDRPFYLRPESGGLLMCPCEEVAVPLPPRGRQPEVDPAVLEGLFTSLRELAPDLAERPVTRYWTGLRTFAPDRRFVLGWDPWNPRLFWSAGLGGHGMTSGLAVGQLAADCFLRKTTAGPLDPARFKG; encoded by the coding sequence ATGGGCACAGTTGAAACGGCAGAGGTTGCGATCATCGGCGGCGGCATCGCGGGGCTCAGCCTCGCCTTCCACCTCGCCCGCGCCGGTCAGCAGGGCATCGTCCTCCTGGAACGCGAGGATCAGGCCGGCACCTACGCCAGCGGCCACAATGCCGCCGTGGCCCGCTCCCTAACCGGCCGCGACGAGCACACGGCCCTGGCGGTGGAGGGGCGGCGGCGCCTGGCCGAGGCGGGTCTGATGACCGCGGGCGGCGGCCTGCTCGTGAGCGTGGAGCACGGCCCGCTCGATGCCTTCGAGGCCGAGGCGGCCCGCCACGGCGTGGAAGTCCACCGCGGCGAGGGCATCCCCCTGCCCGGCCTGAAGGCCGCCGAGCACCTGGCCATCCCCGGCGACGGGGTCATCGACATCGCCGGCCTGGTGCGCGCCTGCGCCGAGGGCGCCCGCGCCGGCGGCGCGGACCTTCGGTTCGGCTGCGCGCTGCTGGGCCTGCGCCTCACCCAACCTCCCGCGGAGGCCGGCTTCGACCTGGACACGGACCGGGGCCCCCTGCGCGCGAAGGCGCTCGCCATCGCGGCCGGGGCCTGGGCCGGGGACCTGGGCCGCCAGGCGGGCTCTCAGATCGCCTTCACGCCCCTGCGCCGCTCCCTGGTGTGGAGTGGCGCGCCCCATCCCCAGCGGGATCCCTGGGCCTGGTGGGTGGACCGCCCCTTCTACCTGCGCCCTGAAAGCGGCGGCCTGCTCATGTGCCCCTGCGAGGAGGTTGCCGTGCCCCTCCCGCCCCGTGGGCGGCAGCCCGAAGTGGACCCCGCCGTGCTCGAGGGCCTCTTCACCAGCCTGCGGGAGCTGGCGCCGGACCTGGCGGAGCGCCCCGTCACGCGCTACTGGACGGGCCTGCGCACCTTCGCGCCGGACCGCCGGTTCGTCCTGGGCTGGGATCCCTGGAACCCCCGCCTGTTCTGGTCGGCAGGCCTGGGCGGTCATGGCATGACCAGCGGCCTGGCCGTGGGCCAGCTCGCCGCCGACTGCTTCCTGCGCAAGACCACCGCCGGACCGCTCGATCCAGCCAGGTTTAAGGGCTGA
- a CDS encoding DUF5666 domain-containing protein, which produces MSNAREARPEVRTAAVAVLLAAGMVFLSCGGSSSSSATAMAPLPANVTTVQVNLGDAPSDWIMAFGMTVNSITLTNSGGGTVNMVPTASPMELMQAMATVMPISSVAVPQGTYTQAMVTFSAVSMGYMDPVSHTYKQKTLAGPFTATVPFTPAMTVGASSMALNFDMNMGSSVSIDASGTVSLTPMMTASMGATAGTGMNPWQGTMQHQVGTASSLSGSRFALGSMMGMQQTTLMTNASTQFMGTGFTGMGSMTTGMLVAVDAALQSDGTYLAQRVESMGAGVSGMMGGGVVTAITGNPPTQLTLVANAGQGGGMMASSIAGTLTVAIPASTPYIIDANGVDLTGLPFMPTFGPSTLSKGQRVEVVSGSGMMGGGMMGGSGSLTASQVRLEQQGLHGVVSAYVTNGSQTSFTLTLPADSAFTSLTGATAIQVYKQAGTQLRNLNAIANTNEVMVRGLLFNDAGTYRLAASWIVAP; this is translated from the coding sequence ATGTCCAATGCCCGTGAAGCCCGACCTGAGGTCCGAACGGCCGCCGTCGCCGTCCTGCTGGCAGCTGGGATGGTCTTCCTCAGCTGCGGGGGGAGCAGCTCAAGTTCTGCCACGGCCATGGCCCCACTGCCGGCGAATGTGACCACCGTTCAAGTGAACCTGGGCGACGCCCCTTCGGATTGGATCATGGCCTTCGGCATGACCGTCAACTCGATCACGCTCACGAACTCGGGCGGAGGCACCGTGAACATGGTTCCGACGGCTTCGCCCATGGAGCTGATGCAAGCCATGGCCACGGTCATGCCCATCTCCTCCGTGGCGGTACCCCAGGGCACCTACACCCAGGCGATGGTCACCTTCTCGGCGGTCTCCATGGGCTACATGGACCCCGTCTCGCACACCTACAAACAGAAGACGCTGGCGGGCCCCTTCACTGCCACCGTGCCCTTCACCCCGGCCATGACCGTGGGCGCCTCCTCCATGGCACTGAACTTCGACATGAACATGGGGTCGTCGGTATCCATTGATGCGTCCGGAACCGTCTCCCTCACCCCGATGATGACCGCCAGCATGGGGGCGACCGCTGGCACGGGAATGAATCCCTGGCAGGGCACCATGCAGCACCAGGTCGGCACAGCCTCCAGCCTGTCGGGCTCCCGGTTCGCCCTCGGTTCGATGATGGGGATGCAGCAGACCACGCTCATGACGAACGCCAGCACCCAGTTCATGGGCACGGGATTCACCGGCATGGGATCCATGACCACCGGCATGCTGGTGGCTGTGGATGCGGCGCTGCAGTCGGATGGCACCTACCTGGCGCAACGGGTGGAATCCATGGGAGCGGGAGTCAGCGGCATGATGGGCGGGGGCGTGGTCACGGCCATCACAGGCAACCCGCCCACCCAGCTCACACTGGTGGCGAACGCCGGCCAAGGCGGTGGAATGATGGCCTCATCCATCGCCGGGACCCTCACCGTGGCCATTCCAGCCTCCACGCCCTACATCATCGATGCGAATGGCGTAGATCTCACGGGCCTTCCATTCATGCCGACCTTCGGTCCTTCAACCCTTAGCAAGGGACAGCGGGTGGAGGTGGTGAGCGGCAGCGGCATGATGGGCGGAGGCATGATGGGCGGCTCCGGCTCGCTCACCGCCAGCCAGGTGCGATTGGAACAGCAGGGGCTGCACGGTGTGGTATCTGCCTATGTCACCAACGGTTCCCAGACCAGCTTCACGCTGACGCTGCCCGCGGATTCTGCCTTCACCTCCCTCACCGGAGCCACCGCCATCCAGGTCTACAAGCAGGCGGGAACCCAGCTCCGAAACCTCAATGCCATCGCCAACACCAATGAGGTGATGGTCCGCGGCCTCCTGTTCAACGATGCGGGCACCTACCGGCTCGCGGCCAGCTGGATCGTCGCACCCTAA
- a CDS encoding TolC family protein → MRTLLRLAPALVLAASGLAQTPLPEPPSTPPAGADPVLAALLAEALGKHPDLEKAEAAVRMDRERIPQAGVLPDPSLSLGLQNDGFKELMIGKMETSYYSVAFTQPFPWPGKRGLRKEAAALGVDVSEAARARVQMSLEADVRRGYAALLLVRGQQQLLAQQAVFLEQSERLARTRYEVGQGNQGDLLRAQLELTRLKQAAWSLEAEERSVLAGLNRLRQHDPADPIPTTAALADLPEPASLAPEEVEAVSPELAGARASVRQTEKLVDLAKLDRRPDFAVTAGIMPRGSLEPMWQVGVSISLPIYGRHKQQRAVAEHEHHRRGQGAEVESVRTLLRQRTEERSIQIQTLRRTRDLYQAGLLVQSEATFKAVLSQYEAGRASFLGALEALNGWVGDQGAYLQTLAQLQAQHIALREAALGATVPINGGSLASASLSAGAAAAPSASLSTAKAPGKAQDSGPASMKM, encoded by the coding sequence ATGCGCACGCTGCTGCGTCTGGCCCCGGCCCTGGTGCTTGCCGCATCGGGCCTGGCCCAGACCCCTCTTCCCGAACCCCCCTCCACGCCACCGGCCGGGGCCGATCCCGTCCTGGCGGCGCTGTTGGCCGAAGCCCTCGGGAAACATCCCGATCTCGAAAAAGCCGAAGCCGCCGTGCGCATGGATCGCGAGCGCATCCCTCAGGCGGGGGTGCTGCCGGATCCCTCGCTGTCGCTGGGCCTCCAGAACGACGGCTTCAAGGAACTCATGATCGGCAAGATGGAGACGAGCTACTACAGCGTCGCCTTCACGCAGCCCTTTCCCTGGCCGGGCAAGCGGGGCCTCCGCAAGGAAGCGGCCGCCTTGGGTGTGGATGTGTCCGAAGCCGCCCGCGCCCGCGTCCAGATGAGCCTGGAGGCCGATGTGCGGCGGGGCTACGCGGCCCTGCTCCTGGTCCGCGGGCAGCAGCAGCTGCTGGCGCAGCAGGCCGTCTTCCTGGAGCAGTCCGAGCGCCTGGCCCGCACGCGGTACGAGGTGGGGCAGGGCAATCAGGGCGATCTGCTGCGGGCCCAGCTGGAGCTCACGCGGCTGAAGCAGGCGGCCTGGTCGCTGGAGGCCGAGGAACGGTCGGTGCTCGCCGGCCTGAACCGCCTGCGCCAGCACGACCCGGCCGACCCCATCCCCACGACCGCGGCCCTGGCGGATCTGCCCGAACCCGCGTCCTTGGCCCCGGAGGAGGTCGAAGCCGTGAGCCCCGAGCTGGCCGGCGCCCGCGCCAGTGTGCGGCAGACCGAGAAGCTGGTGGACCTGGCGAAGCTGGACCGCCGCCCGGACTTCGCCGTGACGGCCGGCATCATGCCCCGCGGCAGCCTGGAGCCCATGTGGCAGGTGGGCGTGAGCATCTCGCTGCCCATCTACGGCCGCCACAAGCAGCAGCGAGCCGTCGCTGAGCACGAGCACCACCGCCGGGGCCAGGGCGCCGAGGTCGAGTCCGTCCGTACCCTGCTCCGCCAGCGCACGGAGGAACGAAGCATCCAGATCCAGACCCTGCGCCGTACCCGGGATCTCTACCAGGCGGGCCTGCTGGTGCAGAGCGAGGCGACCTTCAAGGCCGTGCTGTCCCAGTACGAGGCCGGCCGCGCCTCCTTCCTCGGCGCCCTTGAGGCCCTGAACGGCTGGGTGGGCGACCAGGGCGCTTACCTGCAGACCCTGGCCCAGCTGCAGGCCCAGCACATCGCCCTGCGCGAAGCGGCCCTCGGCGCCACGGTTCCCATCAATGGCGGATCGCTGGCTTCCGCCAGCCTCTCGGCCGGCGCCGCGGCCGCGCCCTCGGCTTCTCTATCCACCGCCAAGGCCCCGGGCAAGGCCCAGGACAGCGGTCCCGCCTCCATGAAGATGTAG
- a CDS encoding efflux RND transporter periplasmic adaptor subunit, with protein sequence MSLDQPTFDPPRLTPTQAPSRVPRLRTLGLVALGLIAGVGGTLLLRPAPKHDHEAASAAAPKKQMFQCPMHPQIIQDHAGTCPICGMDLVPMDGQGTAVAGLEDHAAVTIDHERQQLIGLRTETVAEGMVSGELRALGRVAVDETRVRKVNVKVEGFVEKLFVDFVGKPVAKGQPLFSFYSPEFVSAQREFLLALKTQKALSGGSLQASGSDLLDSARRRLTLWDVPPSAIDHLEKTGEVLKSLTLRSPISGVVTVKNVVEGARLTPADIPFEITDLSRVWVLVDIYEAELGRAKVGMPAELTVQASPGKVIKGRIAFVDPVMDPKTRTAKARVEFPNPAGELKPEMFGEVVLKGQGHKGLIVPLDAVLDAGTMKVAFVALGDGKFEPREVTTGTTVGEKVEIRSGLEAGEEVVVRANFLVDSESRLKAALAHLSQKGAGPEGPKAAPSQPAPSGHQH encoded by the coding sequence ATGAGCCTTGACCAACCCACCTTCGATCCCCCCCGTTTGACCCCCACCCAGGCCCCCAGCCGCGTTCCGCGCCTCCGCACCCTCGGCCTGGTGGCCCTGGGCCTGATCGCCGGCGTCGGCGGCACCCTGCTCCTGCGCCCGGCGCCGAAGCACGACCACGAAGCCGCCAGTGCGGCCGCCCCCAAGAAGCAGATGTTCCAGTGCCCCATGCACCCGCAGATCATCCAGGACCACGCGGGCACCTGCCCCATCTGCGGCATGGACCTCGTGCCCATGGATGGCCAGGGGACGGCCGTCGCCGGCCTCGAGGATCATGCGGCCGTCACCATCGACCACGAACGCCAGCAGCTCATTGGCCTTCGCACTGAGACAGTGGCCGAGGGGATGGTGAGTGGGGAGCTTCGCGCCCTGGGCCGGGTGGCCGTCGACGAGACGCGTGTCCGCAAGGTCAATGTGAAAGTGGAGGGCTTCGTCGAGAAGCTCTTCGTGGACTTCGTTGGCAAGCCCGTGGCGAAGGGCCAGCCCCTGTTCAGCTTCTACAGCCCCGAGTTCGTCAGCGCCCAGCGGGAGTTCCTCCTGGCCCTCAAGACCCAGAAGGCCCTGTCGGGCGGGTCGCTGCAGGCCAGCGGCAGCGACCTGCTGGACTCCGCCCGGCGCCGCCTCACGCTCTGGGATGTGCCGCCCTCGGCCATCGACCACCTGGAGAAGACCGGCGAGGTTCTGAAGTCGCTCACGCTGCGCAGCCCCATCTCGGGCGTGGTGACGGTGAAGAATGTGGTGGAGGGCGCCCGGCTCACCCCGGCGGACATCCCCTTCGAGATCACGGATCTCAGCCGCGTCTGGGTGCTGGTGGACATCTACGAGGCCGAACTGGGCCGCGCCAAGGTGGGCATGCCCGCCGAGCTGACGGTCCAGGCCTCGCCCGGGAAGGTCATCAAGGGGCGCATCGCCTTTGTGGATCCGGTCATGGATCCCAAGACCCGCACCGCCAAAGCCCGCGTGGAGTTCCCGAATCCCGCCGGCGAGCTGAAGCCCGAGATGTTCGGAGAAGTCGTGCTGAAGGGGCAGGGGCACAAGGGCCTGATCGTCCCCCTGGATGCGGTGCTGGATGCCGGCACCATGAAGGTGGCCTTCGTGGCCCTGGGGGACGGCAAGTTCGAGCCCCGGGAGGTCACCACGGGCACCACCGTCGGCGAGAAGGTGGAGATCCGCTCGGGCCTCGAAGCCGGCGAGGAAGTCGTCGTCCGTGCCAACTTCCTGGTGGATTCCGAATCCCGCCTGAAGGCCGCCCTGGCCCACCTGAGCCAGAAGGGCGCCGGCCCCGAGGGCCCCAAGGCGGCCCCTTCCCAGCCGGCGCCGTCCGGCCACCAGCATTGA